GGTGCAGGCGGCGACGCCGGTGGACTGCAGGCCCTCGACCCAGGCGGCGGTGTGCCGGGCGACCAGGTCGCTGCTCGCGCCGAAGGAGCGCACCCCGATGACGGGGTTGTCGGGGTTGGCGTTGACGTCGGCGGAGGGCGCCCAGTCGAAGTTGACGCCGCAGGCCGCGAGGCGCCGGCCCAGTTCGCGGCTGACGGCGCGGGTGAGGCCGGGGTCGTCGACGGCGCCGAGGGCGTGGTTGCCGGGGAAGGAGGAGCCGGTGCGCACGTCGAGGCGGGTGACGTCGCCGCTCTCCTCGTCGATGGCGACGAGCAGGTCGTCGCGTTCGGCCCGCAACTGGGCGGTGAGCGCGGTGACCTGGTCCTCGGAGACGACGTTGCGGCCGAACAGGGCGACGGAGGCGAGCCCTTCGCCGAGGCGGCGGCGCACCCAGTCGGGCGCGGTGGTGCCGTCGAACCCCGGCTGCAGCACGGCGAGGGCGTCCCGGGTGAGGGTGTCCGTGCCCGTGGCGAGTGTGGTCATCGGCGGGGTCATCCCTTCACGGCGCCGTCGGTCAGGCCGCTGACGGCCTTGCGTTGCAGGAAGACGAAGAGGATCAGGATGGGCAGCGCGAACAGGGACGAGGCTGCCATGGTGGCGCCCCAGTCGTCGCCGAAGGCGGTCTGGAACTGCGACAGCCACAGCGGCAGGGTCTGCTTCTCGATGTCCTTGTTGAGGATCAGGACGAGCGGGAACTCGTTCCAGGCGGTGATGAAGCCGAACAGCGAGGTGGCCATCAGGCCGGGCGCGAGCAGCGGGAAGATCACCCTGACGAAGGCCTGCATGCGGGTGCAGCCGTCGACCATGGCCGACTCCTCCAGCTCCTTCGGTACGGCGGCGACGTAGCCGCGCAGGGTCAGGATGGTCAGCGGAAGCACCATCATCGTGTAGAAGACGGTGAGCGGCACCAGGCTGTTGAGCATGTCGTCGTCGCGGACGATCATGTAGATGGCGATGATCATGACCTCCCAGGGGGCCATCTGCGCCAGCATGAAGGTCACGATGAGCCCGCGCCGGCCCCGGAACCGCATCCGGGCGAGGGCGAAGGCCGCGAACAGGGCGATGACGAGCGAGCACAGCACCGAACAGACGGTGACCGTGACGGAGTTGAGGACCAGCGTCCAGAAGTGGTCGGCGTGCACGGCCCGGTCGAAGTGGCCGAGGGTGACGTCCGTCGGGAACCACACGGGGTTCTCCGCGATGATGTCGCCGGTCGGCTTGAAGGCCGTGGCGAACATCCAGTAGACGGGGAACACGAAGCCGGCGAAGAGGACGACGGCGGTCGCGTTGGGCCAGATACGGCCGAAGAGCGAGCGCTTCACAGCTCGTCCTCCTCTTGCTTGAGCACCATGCGCAGGTAGTACGAGGTGATGACGAGCAGGACCAGGATGGTCAGGAAGGAGATCGCCGCGCCGACCCCGAAGTGCTGGTTGCCGACGCCCTCGACGTAGGCGTAGATCGGCAGGGTCTCGGTGAGCCGGTCCGGGCCGCCCGCGTTCATGGCGAAGAGCTGCGGGAACGCCTTGAAGACCCAGATGACCTCGAGGAAGGTCGTGGAGTACAGGAACGGCCGCAGGAAGGGCAGGGTCACCGAGGAGAAGCTCTGCCAGGCGCCGGCGCCGTCCAGGGCGGCGGCCTCGTACAGCTCCCTGGGGATGGTGGTGGTCGCGGCGTACAGGTTGATCGCGACGAACGGCACCGACATCCAGACGATGAGCAGGGTGACCACGGAGAAGGTGGAGAACTGGGTGCCGAGCCAGTTGTAGTCGGCCATGGAGTGCCAGCCGAGCTTGTCCAGGACCCAGTTGACGACGCCGAAGCGCTGCGCGAACAGCCACTGGTAGACGGTGGTGGCCGCGATGACCGGCATGGCCCAGGCCAGGACGAGGCCCATCATCAGCGTCAGCCGC
This genomic interval from Streptomyces sp. NBC_00557 contains the following:
- a CDS encoding carbohydrate ABC transporter permease, translating into MKRSLFGRIWPNATAVVLFAGFVFPVYWMFATAFKPTGDIIAENPVWFPTDVTLGHFDRAVHADHFWTLVLNSVTVTVCSVLCSLVIALFAAFALARMRFRGRRGLIVTFMLAQMAPWEVMIIAIYMIVRDDDMLNSLVPLTVFYTMMVLPLTILTLRGYVAAVPKELEESAMVDGCTRMQAFVRVIFPLLAPGLMATSLFGFITAWNEFPLVLILNKDIEKQTLPLWLSQFQTAFGDDWGATMAASSLFALPILILFVFLQRKAVSGLTDGAVKG
- a CDS encoding carbohydrate ABC transporter permease, with amino-acid sequence MSVQTQGTDTAGEPAVRKARTPGPPRGAERAFGSPSRRGAATPYLLLLPALLATLVLLGWPLVKNGMLSFQNLNPRQLIQHLTEWNGVDNYKEVLTGPDFWKVVERTVLFTAANVVLIMVFGTLVGLLLARLGKKMRLTLMMGLVLAWAMPVIAATTVYQWLFAQRFGVVNWVLDKLGWHSMADYNWLGTQFSTFSVVTLLIVWMSVPFVAINLYAATTTIPRELYEAAALDGAGAWQSFSSVTLPFLRPFLYSTTFLEVIWVFKAFPQLFAMNAGGPDRLTETLPIYAYVEGVGNQHFGVGAAISFLTILVLLVITSYYLRMVLKQEEDEL